The proteins below come from a single Aegilops tauschii subsp. strangulata cultivar AL8/78 chromosome 6, Aet v6.0, whole genome shotgun sequence genomic window:
- the LOC109753387 gene encoding tyrosine-sulfated glycopeptide receptor 1-like, whose amino-acid sequence MHFFNVPTAVLQLFVLLILASPTTACTKQEKCYLLRFLAGLSRDGGLATSWRDSSTDCCEWLGITCNGDGAVTEVSLASRGLEGRISRSLADLTSLLHVNLSYNSFSGGLPPELMSSRSIIVLDVSFCQLNGPLPELPSLVTTDWPLQVLNISSNQFSSEFPSATWKMMKNLIALNASNNSFTGQIPSSLCLGSPSLALLDLCYNQLSGDIPTALGDCSKLKVLKVGHNNLSGTLPVEIFCATSLEYLSFPNNALQGELDGAHIVKLSNLLTLDLGGNSFSGNFPESIDQLRRLEELHLGSNKMSGELPSTLSNCTHLKTIDLKINNFSGDLGNINFSSLQSLKYLDLIRNNLSGIVPESIYSCSNLTALRLSDNHFHGEISLRIGNLKHLSFLSLSQNSFTNITKALHAIKSCRNISTLLIGRNFMNEAMPQDETIDGFQNLQCLAMEWCSLTGRIPIWLSKLRNLKILVLLSNRLTGPMPRWINSLNHLFRLDISNNSLTGKIPMTLMEMPMLKSDKPAIYLDPSLLDLPIYVDSANGKLQYRMGSAWPKVLNLGNNKFTGVIPQEISHLKALLYLNLSFNNFYGEIPQLIGNLAILQRLDLSNNHLSGEIPAALQILHFLSEFNISNNDLEGPIPTTGQLSTFEASSFNGNPKLCGPMLINHCDSVEAPPISIISAKQCSNKVIFVIAFGLFFGVGVLYDQLVLFRYFG is encoded by the coding sequence ATGCATTTCTTCAACGTTCCTACGGCCGTGCTGCAGCTCTTCGTGCTGCTCATCTTGGCCTCTCCCACCACCGCATGCACCAAGCAGGAGAAGTGCTACCTCCTCCGTTTCCTTGCCGGGCTGTCCAGAGATGGCGGCCTCGCCACATCGTGGCGTGACAGCAGCACGGACTGCTGCGAGTGGTTAGGCATCACCTGCAATGGAGACGGGGCTGTCACTGAGGTCTCCCTGGCATCTAGAGGACTTGAAGGGCGCATCTCACGGTCCCTTGCCGACCTCACCAGCCTGCTACATGTCAACCTCTCCTACAACTCCTTCTCCGGTGGCCTTCCGCCAGAGCTCATGTCCTCCAGAAGCATCATCGTCCTTGATGTCAGCTTCTGCCAGCTCAATGGACCGCTGCCTGAGCTGCCTTCTTTGGTTACCACCGACTGGCCTCTGCAGGTACTCAACATCTCAAGCAACCAGTTCAGCTCAGAATTTCCATCAGCCACatggaagatgatgaagaatctGATCGCGCTCAACGCCAGCAATAACAGCTTCACTGGGCAAATACCATCTTCTCTTTGCCTTGGGTCACCATCTTTGGCTTTGCTTGACCTCTGTTACAACCAATTGAGTGGTGATATTCCCACCGCACTAGGTGATTGCTCCAAGCTCAAAGTGCTCAAGGTTGGCCATAACAACCTAAGTGGGACTCTCCCTGTTGAAATCTTCTGCGCTACCTCGCTAGAGTACCTCTCCTTCCCCAACAATGCTTTACAAGGAGAACTTGATGGAGCACACATAGTCAAACTCAGTAATCTGCTTACTCTTGACCTTGGAGGAAACAGTTTCAGTGGCAACTTCCCAGAGTCCATAGATCAGCTCAGGAGGCTGGAGGAGCTCCATTTGGGTAGCAACAAAATGTCTGGAGAGCTGCCATCAACTCTGAGCAACTGTACACACCTCAAAACCATTGATCTCAAGATCAACAACTTCAGTGGAGATCTGGGCAATATCAACTTCTCCTCCCTTCAAAGTTTAAAATACTTAGATCTTATAAGGAATAATCTCAGTGGCATAGTTCCAGAAAGCATTTACTCATGCAGCAATTTGACTGCACTGCGGCTGTCAGACAACCATTTCCATGGTGAGATCTCACTAAGAATAGGCAATCTGAAGCACCTGTCCTTCCTATCACTTAGTCAAAACTCCTTTACAAATATCACAAAAGCTTTGCATGCCATTAAGAGCTGCAGGAACATCAGCACCCTGCTCATTGGCAGAAACTTCATGAATGAGGCCATGCCACAAGATGAAACCATTGACGGTTTTCAGAATCTTCAATGTCTTGCCATGGAATGGTGTTCGTTGACTGGAAGGATACCTATTTGGTTATCAAAGCTCAGAAATCTTAAGATCCTAGTATTACTCAGTAATCGACTCACTGGACCAatgccaagatggatcaactccCTAAACCACCTCTTCCGTCTGGACATATCAAATAACAGTCTTACTGGGAAAATCCCAATGACCTTGATGGAGATGCCAATGCTAAAATCAGACAAGCCTGCCATCTATTTGGACCCAAGCCTCCTTGATCTACCAATTTATGTGGACAGTGCTAATGGTAAACTTCAGTACCGCATGGGCAGTGCTTGGCCCAAAGTGCTGAATCTCGGCAACAATAAATTCACGGGTGTGATTCCCCAAGAGATTAGTCATCTGAAAGCACTCCTTTACCTGAACTTGAGTTTCAACAACTTCTATGGAGAAATCCCACAATTGATCGGCAACCTCGCTATCCTTCAGAGGCTAGATTTGTCTAATAACCATCTGAGTGGTGAAATTCCTGCAGCTTTGCAGATCCTTCACTTCCTTTCGGAGTTCAACATTTCTAACAACGACCTAGAAGGACCTATTCCAACAACAGGCCAGCTAAGCACATTTGAAGCTTCTAGTTTTAATGGGAACCCAAAGCTGTGCGGCCCTATGCTTATTAACCATTGTGATTCAGTTGAAGCACCTCCCATCTCCATCATCTCTGCAAAACAATGCAGCAATAAGGTCATCTTTGTGATTGCCTTTGGTTTGTTCTTTGGGGTAGGAGTGCTATATGACCAGTTAGTATTATTCAGATATTTTGGCTGA